A single genomic interval of Armigeres subalbatus isolate Guangzhou_Male chromosome 1, GZ_Asu_2, whole genome shotgun sequence harbors:
- the LOC134205977 gene encoding uncharacterized protein LOC134205977 — protein MALKRFFILEKRLEQDPELKRQYAEFMEDYERLGHCEEVKEGDDPEGVKWYLPHHAILRPSNTTTKCRVVFDASAKVKGLSLNDIMMIGSLNQCNLDEIALRFRFPRYVLTTDVAKMYHQVILEKEHRRLQRIFFRLNPSDPLRVLELKTVTYGTALAPFLATRVMLPLALDDEDKYPAAEIVKRCFYVDNALFDFDDLDEAHEAQLQLIQR, from the coding sequence ATGGCTCTTAAAAGATTCTTCATTCTGGAGAAAAGACTCGAACAAGATCCTGAGTTGAAGCGACAGTATGCCGAGTTTATGGAAGACTACGAGCGGCTCGGGCACTGTGAAGAGGTCAAAGAAGGCGATGATCCCGAAGGTGTTAAATGGTACCTGCCACATCATGCCATCTTACGTCCGTCGAATACCACCACTAAATGCCGAGTGGTATTCGATGCATCCGCTAAAGTGAAGGGCTTATCATTAAATGACATCATGATGATAGGGTCTTTGAACCAGTGTAACTTGGACGAGATTGCACTTCGTTTTCGATTTCCTCGCTACGTGTTGACTACGGACGTAGCAAAAATGTATCACCAGGTGATTCTGGAGAAGGAACATAGGCGTCTGCAAAGAATATTCTTTCGCCTGAATCCATCGGACCCGCTTAGAGTGTTGGAGTTAAAAACTGTTACGTATGGTACAGCTTTGGCACCATTCCTTGCAACCAGAGTGATGCTACCTTTGGCACTTGATGATGAAGACAAATATCCTGCAGCAGAAATCGTAAAACGTTGCTTTTACGTGGATAACGCACTTTTTGACTTTGATGACTTGGATGAAGCTCATGAAGCTCAGTTGCAATTGATCCAGCGCTAG
- the LOC134205978 gene encoding uncharacterized protein LOC134205978, translating to MANLKQQKQEMSRRTHEYFTEDDVENVKKMVEEKTAAVYRKRRAIELRKISLLQEQRVKEINVEAEWIENTTTTELPDYVERSLMLGPNFNINEVSGFPYIETVANIEKYVQRNENADQIRSEVCNAMINHIHYHKQPRHSPNEWIEKDVNKSKRFLRDNPNLVITKADKGNKIVIMETQEYQCKMEELLSNEDTYKKLTTNPTNRILRSINNLLTEWHNKGYIDGSTQRKLKESSCHPPRIYGLPKIHKDNRTLRPVVSTIGSATYNIAKYLSDKLGNITGKTGSHVRNSFDFAEEITGFQTNEEEVLFSLDVVSLYTNVPVDFALECLEERWEEVEQHTNIDKTSFIDAVKLVLESTFFVYQGKVYGQTFGVPMGSPLSPVIANVVMEKLEQECRNKLEEEQISLRLYRRYVDDCMCVAKNEHIQKIVDTFNSFHDRLQFTVEVEMEGKIKFLDMMLERKENSISTTWLPKQSNGRYLDYTSHSPFQHKKNTAIALIDRAIKLTGVEKREDALKQATHILRINNYPLWFIQRIKSERVHKHYNSLQSNDCEHPVLKYVSAPYIPCLSEKLRKTSSLLQDHKTK from the coding sequence ATGGCGAATCTGAAACAACAAAAGCAAGAAATGAGCCGAAGGACACACGAGTACTTCACCGAAGACGACGTAGAGAAtgtgaagaaaatggtggaagAAAAGACAGCTGCCGTGTACAGAAAAAGGAGAGCAATAGAACTGCGGAAAATCTCGCTCTTGCAAGAACAACGAGTAAAAGAGATAAACGTCGAGGCAGAATGGATAGAGAACACTACCACGACCGAGCTGCCGGATTATGTGGAACGCTCATTAATGCTCGGCCCGAACTTCAACATCAATGAAGTTAGTGGTTTTCCGTACATCGAAACAGTCGCTAACATCGAAAAGTATGTCCAACGGAACGAAAATGCTGACCAGATAAGGTCGGAAGTTTGTAATGCGATGATCAACCACATCCATTATCACAAACAACCGCGCCATTCACCAAATGAATGGATAGAAAAGGACGTCAACAAAAGCAAACGATTTTTGAGGGATAACCCAAACCTGGTCATCACGAAAGCGGACAAAGGCAACAAGATTGTCATCATGGAAACACAGGAGTACCAGTGTAAGATGGAAGAACTTCTGAGCAACGAGGACACCTACAAAAAGTTGACAACCAATCCGACGAATAGAATTCTGAGAAGTATCAACAATCTACTCACCGAGTGGCACAACAAAGGATACATCGACGGTAGCACTCAGAGAAAACTGAAGGAATCCAGCTGCCATCCACCAAGGATCTACGGTCTTCCGAAAATTCACAAGGACAACAGAACCCTTCGACCGGTTGTATCAACAATTGGTTCAGCGACATACAACATTGCAAAGTACCTATCGGACAAACTCGGAAACATAACTGGAAAAACCGGGTCCCATGTTCGCAACAGTTTCGATTTTGCTGAGGAAATAACGGGATTTCAGACAAACGAGGAGGAGGTACTTTTCTCGTTGGATGTGGTCTCACTGTACACAAATGTACCAGTAGACTTTGCATTGGAATGTCTTGAAGAGCGATGGGAGGAAGTGGAACAACATACCAACATAGACAAAAcgagtttcattgacgctgtcAAGCTGGTTCTGGAGTCGACTTTTTTTGTATACCAAGGAAAGGTATATGGACAAACGTTTGGCGTACCCATGGGATCTCCACTTTCCCCAGTAATTGCTAACGTGGTTATGGAAAAGCTGGAACAGGAGTGCAGGAACAAACTGGAGGAAGAGCAAATCAGTTTGAGGCTGTATCGAAGGTATGTAGATGACTGCATGTGTGTTGCTAAGAATGAACACATCCAAAAGATTGTGGACACATTCAACAGCTTCCATGATCGACTTCAATTCACTGTTGAAGTAGAAATGGAagggaaaataaaatttcttgaCATGATgttagaaagaaaagaaaacagCATTTCAACTACCTGGCTACCGAAGCAATCAAATGGAAGGTACCTTGACTATACATCCCATAGTCCCTTCCAACATAAGAAAAACACGGCGATCGCTCTCATTGACCGTGCAATTAAACTGACAGGTGTTGAAAAACGTGAAGATGCGCTGAAACAAGCAACACATATCTTGAGGATAAATAATTATCCTCTATGGTTTATACAGAGGATAAAATCAGAAAGAGTCCACAAGCACTACAACTCGCTACAGTCGAACGACTGTGAACATCCGGTCCTGAAATATGTTTCAGCGCCTTACATACCCTGTCTCAGCGAGAAGTTGCGCAAAACGTCATCCTTGCTTCAAGaccacaaaacaaaataa